From the Vicugna pacos chromosome 30, VicPac4, whole genome shotgun sequence genome, the window catattaaaagtgaggaagttggaaatttgatttatcaagaattttttgaaaaagaagatattgatgaaaaagaaaaatataggaggggaggatagagaaaaaaactcgagggagagaagagtggctattaggacaaagacaagacatttctcacacatacatgcacacacgcacacacattctagaaaaatacagcagaagaagactaatgccatcacacaacatgggaatatgcagagagaactcttttcttctctctgtttctctctctctctctagcttgctaccttataaaagcagttacagtaaaaacatttaaagctgtgagtggtcatcccacaaatgagaattctcacctctgcgcttgaccacatgggatagatgacagctgattctgcggcagagtatccattatgacagagctacagtagaaataaaaaagattccttaattatatgtaaaggtaaatgtgctgctgaatatgatcaagaagctagtagaaaatgggaaacaatattcaaattgtcttttaactcacatgaatttaaattaatgcaaggcatattatcttgtatcttggatttattttatctgtattttaagctgcttaaattataaaaagacacatgtatttctatatacatgtgttcacaagaaattacatatttctaaaagtaaatgaccttaatgaataagctctgattcatctaaataagtgtattatgaaatgcatgttcataacaacaacataataataagactttgccatataaatggaatcaaatgtgatacaagtaaatgtgattttattcccatacttatttgattcatattattattttaaagtatgcagaaatgagccagaaggaaagcattttaaaaaccattcacaataataagaaagatatgacattctttaaatcaattctataaaatttggactcataaatgaacaaaacagaggatagtcacaggaaagtgctttttggtgcgcctgcctttaaaaaaatacacaagcctaccttgaacatgtaagaacttagagttactggacagagcataagggaagaagatgaaagaagggggtctatgagagacactttaaaataaagcattaagagccagtgacaaatgaaaattaatcataattgaattaaaaataaatccttgaaattttagagtaattcaatttacaaaatcattgtattacactccccaaccaggcacttttgtaaatggtaaaatatacctatggttacaatttagtgttgaatccataaaggagagactataatcagagtatagtcatctaaaaagagaatgttgttttcctggatagaagaaatccaaggaaactgtaaaaacttgaaaattaatgccaaggatctaaatcagattttcaataggataattcacttgtcagaagtagtttcctaggtttgactattttctgaccttacagattttacttacttatcacaaaagcaatataaatagaaactaaaatattttaaaaataatgaaaaaattggtttgtgcttagtaattaagaggttgttctgttttgccaaactgatgtaaaagcaaaaacaaactctatttcttaaattttctagtttttatccaatttaaaacagtatcaggtaatggaacacatctgtgattaccctgagatacatgttgaccaagaagatatgtttactgtcttagttacctcagcccatttgtggaacccagaagtccaaatttttctgcatcccagctggcaaaaatggcagttcttctcagtcttcagcttgaaatcattgttaacatacatggttaggtacatctgcctaaaaacaaaggaaaattcactgaagtcactttctgtcatcacttgccatggaaacattatttacctctactaatcagttttccaaaattctggacaacttcttataaatcagcagttccactggttaggtcaatacctccaaatacccagaagtcctgatgatctcccagaataacacatctgtctggaaaggaaggcattcaaaagaatgacaacttagaatgtattataaagagcagtaatttatgtttttaaattaaacttcctcctgcttgagtttcctccatagaaaaccatcaaggtactgtctccttttagaatttacctttttttccccacatttaattatatcacatcaaccaggaaaaaaatattaagagttgattaagatttaccttctcttactcctgtaatctttgtaaaaacaaaatgttttaagacattttaaaaaattcaccaactcaccaagtttcacagatcctcaggtagttctgattacatcataaatgcttgtgactttcttgaagttatgaacatgcattttaaccttcctagaatttcacaaagggaacaaattacttcacatagagcattatgtctaacaggttccttccaatgttttattataagtctcagaagtacagaaaactgtttaataagatgataaattcccatatgcccaccacctaaattcaatcattgttaaaactgttgaactatttgcaagcgagttgtgcaaatcatgacagttgtctcctatgtatttaagaatgcaccttacggtgaaatcaaataaaaaaatcagtattttatatttttcctccctcatagctctattgttggtatttatttaaactccaaaattattactcaacatgaaaaagaatcttgttcttagcaattttttttaaaaaaaaatgtgtatttgtccatttagagctcaaatcaattaagggatataagccccaggtgctttttttggtattttgaccagggaagatttctgtttctgacttttctcttaaactgttactgaagctacatgctctgttttccttctgtctgtatgtatctgtttataaatcacatttttcattgtgtacctctagagggtattaatacatgagataataaagtctcctatgttaaaggaactctgttctaattgagttaaataaacactttttaaaaattcttataaaataaaactgaacttctaataccttaagagttctgaaattttaaaacaagcttcttacagaacttataaaatacttgcagaatccaaattcaaattgctaaggcaaatcattaatcaacaaggctcattcaaccattttagtttaataaaaaacagctatctcctctctgattcatcagtgtgaagtttccctttccctctacatttcaagccagtcaaactaaagttctgatcatgccatgctctttcccagccctgcacaagctgtcctctgcagctggcgtttactgcctgtcttgattccgtggaaaacttactgtttgtgtaaaattaagctcaatgagcacatgttctgtggtcatgcctccttaataccagaactgtctggggttagtaacagtaacgactatgatggtaagcgcacggggccatgtagcagttacgcgttcaccactgtgaccacttaaccctcccccgcagaagtgaccggtgaacttcgctcctttcccccttctctcctactccttcccttaagttaacctagtattttgcatgtacagtgttttgacagttatctgaaacactgttttaaaccgtcagttgaaaagggaagacaaaatgttacacctggcccagaggaggagaggggtggggagtggctcagaggaagccgaacaggacgcgcggcccccgatcacaacacagccctgttccttcccgagtttcgcagccgggaaagcagaggcgtggggcccggaccgcttcggggccttcgtgggaggccgagggagggacggagacccgcgcagggctggggagggacccgcagggactcaccgtctgtgcagcggctcctgacccacagctgggcgggcgg encodes:
- the LOC140690522 gene encoding N-acetylated-alpha-linked acidic dipeptidase 2-like gives rise to the protein MYLTMYVNNDFKLKTEKNCHFCQLGCRKIWTSGFHKWAELCHNGYSAAESAVIYPMWSSAEENVKTLQEREVAYINADSYTEGNYTLRVDCTPLLFQLVYKLTEEWKNQTSFIWRNAIGC